A genomic region of Mus musculus strain C57BL/6J chromosome 7, GRCm38.p6 C57BL/6J contains the following coding sequences:
- the Zfp719 gene encoding zinc finger protein 719, producing the protein MLTYLQNPEKIRERPRVETTEDMPTDMNFCQMPQQLGAEEQDGLCERLVSFDDVTVDFSQEEWQHLDSAQRRLYQDVMLEIYSHLLSVGKLQLDTQHQQIFVKASFLSDAASEVTKHGSIYCSVLEKLWQEGDPAAKTDQQSRVLPVSPGAFQNQKILTIGSAWDYEETEESTLLEPHLISTQYVPPRANSDSQSNTIKQLNDIIGSDQFFTQASSNGVCTVPHQTEKPYTESQFGNIVSLNPPLMDHEINFQDKPVEYTGCGKVFTGETAFCQQQITNSMETSFICHTCGKTFLHKSKLTSHSETPREETPYECPDCAKSLRGTTSLQVLRGVQTKEKPYECHVCGKSFSYTSHLKVHLRTHTGEKPYACSDCGKAFSQKSVLTIHQRIHTGEKPYTCSDCGKMFVCASDLTKHCRFHTGEKPYECPDCGKSFSIKSNLLAHHRIHTSEGPYKCFHCGESFRKISQLKVHHQIHTDRRSFVCSDCGMAFSQKSVLTTHQRIHSGEKCYPCSDCGKLFLYASDLKKHCRFHTGEKPYKCHDCGKSYSVKSHLHVHHRIHTGERPYKCDDCGKSFRRNSHLQMHQQTHTGEKPYKCSDCGKSFRRASHLKVHHRIHTGEKPFVCSECGKAFNDRSVLSTHQRIHTGEKPYICSDCGKAMSSKANLKEHQRIHTGEKPYVCAECGKAFSDKSSFYRHCKIHSRGKPFVRNKGEKGFLQNSQVTSMTSYEQTQNAEKL; encoded by the exons ATGCTGACCTATCTTCAGAATCCTGAGAAAATTAGAGAGAGACCAAGAGTAGAAACCACAGAGGACATGCCTACTGATATGAATTTCTGCCAGATGCCCCAGCAGTTGGGAGCAGAGGAGCAGGATGGATTGTGTGAG AGATTGGTGTCCTTTGATGATGTGACTGTGGacttcagccaggaggagtgGCAGCACCTGGACTCCGCCCAGAGACGCCTGTACCAGGACGTGATGCTGGAGATCTACAGCCACCTCTTGTCAGTGG GTAAATTGCAGCTTGACACACAACATCAACAAATTTTTGTGAAAGCTTCATTTCTAAGCGATGCAGCCAGCGAAGTCACCAAACATGGCTCCATATATTGCTCCGTTTTAGAGAAACTCTGGCAGGAGGGTGACCCTGCTGCAAAGACAGATCAGCAAAGCCGGGTCCTGCCTGTAAGTCCTGGTGCTTTCCAAAACCAGAAAATACTGACCATAGGCAGTGCTTGGGActatgaagaaactgaagaatcTACTCTTTTGGAACCCCACCTCATTTCTACACAATATGTACCTCCAAGAGCAAATAGTGACAGTCAAAGCAATACCATAAAGCAGCTTAATGATATTATCGGATCTGATCAGTTTTTTACACAAGCCTCTTCTAATGGTGTGTGCACAGTTCCTCATCAAACAGAGAAACCATACACCGAGAGTCAGTTTGGAAACATTGTTTCTCTTAATCCACCACTTATGGATCACGAAATTAATTTTCAAGACAAACCAGTTGAATATACTGGATGTGGGAAGGTCTTCACTGGTGAGACAGCTTTCTGTCAACAGCAAATAACTAATAGTATGGAGACATCTTTTATCTGTCACACCTGTGGGAAAACCTTTCTTCACAAGTCTAAATTGACCTCTCATTCAGAAACTCCTAGAGAAGAGACACCTTATGAATGTCCTGACTGTGCCAAATCACTGAGGGGCACAACTAGCCTTCAAGTGCTCCGTGGAGTCCAGACAAaggagaaaccttatgaatgccATGTGTGTGGGAAATCATTCAGTTATACATCCCACCTAAAGGTCCACCTTCGAACACACACTGGTGAGAAACCTTATGCATGTTCTGACTGTGGAAAAGCCTTCAGCCAAAAGTCAGTCCTCACCATACATCAGAGAATTCACACTGGCGAAAAGCCGTACACATGCAGTGACTGTGGGAAAATGTTTGTTTGTGCATCAGATCTAACAAAACATTGTCGATTTCACACAGGGGAAAAGCCTTATGAGTGCCCTGACTGTGGGAAATCTTTCAGTATTAAATCTAACCTGCTTGCACACCATCGAATTCACACCAGTGAAGGACCTTACAAATGCTTTCACTGTGGAGAATCATTCAGGAAAATATCCCAATTGAAGGTACACCATCAAATTCACACTGATCGTAGATCTTTTGTATGTTCTGACTGTGGAATGGCCTTCAGCCAAAAGTCAGTCCTCACCACACATCAGAGAATTCACAGTGGAGAGAAATGTTACCCATGTAGTGACTGTGGGAAGTTGTTTCTTTATGCTTCAGATCTGAAGAAGCACTGTCGATTTCACACAGGGGAGAAGCCTTACAAATGCCATGACTGTGGGAAATCATACAGTGTGAAGTCGCACCTACACGTGCATCATCGCATTCACACTGGTGAGAGACCTTACAAATGTGATGACTGCGGAAAGTCATTCAGAAGAAACTCTCACCTACAAATGCATCAGCAAACTCATACTGGggagaagccttacaaatgttCTGACTGTGGGAAGTCATTCCGGAGAGCATCTCACCTGAAGGTGCATCATCGAATTCACACTGGGGAGAAACCTTTCGTGTGTTCTGAGTGTGGAAAGGCTTTCAATGATAggtcagttctcagcacacatcagagaattcacactggagagaagccttacaTATGCAGTGACTGTGGGAAAGCAATGTCTTCAAAAGCCAATCTCAAAGAGCATCAACGGATTCACACAGGCGAGAAACCATATGTGTGTGCTGAATGTGGGAAGGCCTTCAGTGATAAGTCTTCTTTCTACAGACATTGTAAAATTCACAGTAGGGGGAAACCTTTCGTCCGTAACAAAGGTGAAAAGGGTTTCCTGCAGAATTCACAAGTGACATCCATGACATCCTATGAGCAAACTCAGAATGCAGAGAAACTATAG
- the Zfp719 gene encoding zinc finger protein 719 isoform X1, translating into MLEIYSHLLSVGKLQLDTQHQQIFVKASFLSDAASEVTKHGSIYCSVLEKLWQEGDPAAKTDQQSRVLPVSPGAFQNQKILTIGSAWDYEETEESTLLEPHLISTQYVPPRANSDSQSNTIKQLNDIIGSDQFFTQASSNGVCTVPHQTEKPYTESQFGNIVSLNPPLMDHEINFQDKPVEYTGCGKVFTGETAFCQQQITNSMETSFICHTCGKTFLHKSKLTSHSETPREETPYECPDCAKSLRGTTSLQVLRGVQTKEKPYECHVCGKSFSYTSHLKVHLRTHTGEKPYACSDCGKAFSQKSVLTIHQRIHTGEKPYTCSDCGKMFVCASDLTKHCRFHTGEKPYECPDCGKSFSIKSNLLAHHRIHTSEGPYKCFHCGESFRKISQLKVHHQIHTDRRSFVCSDCGMAFSQKSVLTTHQRIHSGEKCYPCSDCGKLFLYASDLKKHCRFHTGEKPYKCHDCGKSYSVKSHLHVHHRIHTGERPYKCDDCGKSFRRNSHLQMHQQTHTGEKPYKCSDCGKSFRRASHLKVHHRIHTGEKPFVCSECGKAFNDRSVLSTHQRIHTGEKPYICSDCGKAMSSKANLKEHQRIHTGEKPYVCAECGKAFSDKSSFYRHCKIHSRGKPFVRNKGEKGFLQNSQVTSMTSYEQTQNAEKL; encoded by the exons ATGCTGGAGATCTACAGCCACCTCTTGTCAGTGG GTAAATTGCAGCTTGACACACAACATCAACAAATTTTTGTGAAAGCTTCATTTCTAAGCGATGCAGCCAGCGAAGTCACCAAACATGGCTCCATATATTGCTCCGTTTTAGAGAAACTCTGGCAGGAGGGTGACCCTGCTGCAAAGACAGATCAGCAAAGCCGGGTCCTGCCTGTAAGTCCTGGTGCTTTCCAAAACCAGAAAATACTGACCATAGGCAGTGCTTGGGActatgaagaaactgaagaatcTACTCTTTTGGAACCCCACCTCATTTCTACACAATATGTACCTCCAAGAGCAAATAGTGACAGTCAAAGCAATACCATAAAGCAGCTTAATGATATTATCGGATCTGATCAGTTTTTTACACAAGCCTCTTCTAATGGTGTGTGCACAGTTCCTCATCAAACAGAGAAACCATACACCGAGAGTCAGTTTGGAAACATTGTTTCTCTTAATCCACCACTTATGGATCACGAAATTAATTTTCAAGACAAACCAGTTGAATATACTGGATGTGGGAAGGTCTTCACTGGTGAGACAGCTTTCTGTCAACAGCAAATAACTAATAGTATGGAGACATCTTTTATCTGTCACACCTGTGGGAAAACCTTTCTTCACAAGTCTAAATTGACCTCTCATTCAGAAACTCCTAGAGAAGAGACACCTTATGAATGTCCTGACTGTGCCAAATCACTGAGGGGCACAACTAGCCTTCAAGTGCTCCGTGGAGTCCAGACAAaggagaaaccttatgaatgccATGTGTGTGGGAAATCATTCAGTTATACATCCCACCTAAAGGTCCACCTTCGAACACACACTGGTGAGAAACCTTATGCATGTTCTGACTGTGGAAAAGCCTTCAGCCAAAAGTCAGTCCTCACCATACATCAGAGAATTCACACTGGCGAAAAGCCGTACACATGCAGTGACTGTGGGAAAATGTTTGTTTGTGCATCAGATCTAACAAAACATTGTCGATTTCACACAGGGGAAAAGCCTTATGAGTGCCCTGACTGTGGGAAATCTTTCAGTATTAAATCTAACCTGCTTGCACACCATCGAATTCACACCAGTGAAGGACCTTACAAATGCTTTCACTGTGGAGAATCATTCAGGAAAATATCCCAATTGAAGGTACACCATCAAATTCACACTGATCGTAGATCTTTTGTATGTTCTGACTGTGGAATGGCCTTCAGCCAAAAGTCAGTCCTCACCACACATCAGAGAATTCACAGTGGAGAGAAATGTTACCCATGTAGTGACTGTGGGAAGTTGTTTCTTTATGCTTCAGATCTGAAGAAGCACTGTCGATTTCACACAGGGGAGAAGCCTTACAAATGCCATGACTGTGGGAAATCATACAGTGTGAAGTCGCACCTACACGTGCATCATCGCATTCACACTGGTGAGAGACCTTACAAATGTGATGACTGCGGAAAGTCATTCAGAAGAAACTCTCACCTACAAATGCATCAGCAAACTCATACTGGggagaagccttacaaatgttCTGACTGTGGGAAGTCATTCCGGAGAGCATCTCACCTGAAGGTGCATCATCGAATTCACACTGGGGAGAAACCTTTCGTGTGTTCTGAGTGTGGAAAGGCTTTCAATGATAggtcagttctcagcacacatcagagaattcacactggagagaagccttacaTATGCAGTGACTGTGGGAAAGCAATGTCTTCAAAAGCCAATCTCAAAGAGCATCAACGGATTCACACAGGCGAGAAACCATATGTGTGTGCTGAATGTGGGAAGGCCTTCAGTGATAAGTCTTCTTTCTACAGACATTGTAAAATTCACAGTAGGGGGAAACCTTTCGTCCGTAACAAAGGTGAAAAGGGTTTCCTGCAGAATTCACAAGTGACATCCATGACATCCTATGAGCAAACTCAGAATGCAGAGAAACTATAG